In Rosa chinensis cultivar Old Blush chromosome 1, RchiOBHm-V2, whole genome shotgun sequence, a genomic segment contains:
- the LOC112202845 gene encoding disease resistance-like protein DSC1 codes for MGWEIVREQSPDEPGKRSRLWSHDDINNVLKKNDGTDSIQGMVMELTKLQVAHWKPEAFSNLSQLGLLHIRNVDLPKGLTCLSNSLRLLKWTGYPLRSLPKLFEADKLIELNLCHSNVKQLWKGTKNFDKLKFIKLCHSQKIVETPDLTGVQNLETLDLEGCFHLVRIHQSLGFLKKLIVLNLKDCKSLKSLPSRIEMESLETLILSNCSKVKKIPEFVGNMERLLVLCLDETAIEELPVSIERLTGLVTLNLSNCRNLVCLPRTINKLKSVENLNLSGCLKLGKLLFLPSGLVQKVKTEPMSFGLPISQKVNTEPTSFRLPISGLCNLMYLNLSNCNLGEGAFANELGYFPSLVTLNLSGNNFVRVPLGIRLLSKLEKFNLENCKRLQELSDLPSNSRLDLRADGCTSLKYLFDASNLNRLNKSFFNFINCFNLNGNEGCNNIAFEMLKIFMYQGISNKRETFQIVIPGSNIPEWFSHQSVGCSLSVSLPVHWNNSRFLGFALCAVFVLHEHHPVDKLYIDEFKTFNATHHLLCCLKLDGKELEVYGRQPAFRFSEEFCQVESDHLWLFYVSCDKYFGTEWWHNSCSQLEFSFETRWPGLKVKECGVRLIYEQEVQELNQTNTQSSSRMSPYADILIGFDSPVAGETSGTGSTTCMLEEL; via the exons ATGGGCTGGGAAATTGTTCGTGAGCAGTCTCCTGATGAGCCAGGCAAACGTAGTAGATTATGGTCTCATGACGACATCAACAATGTGCTGAAGAAAAATGAC GGAACAGATTCAATCCAAGGCATGGTAATGGAGTTGACTAAACTACAAGTTGCTCATTGGAAGCCAGAAGCCTTTTCAAATTTGTCTCAACTTGGTCTTCTCCATATTCGTAATGTGGACCTTCCCAAAGGCCTCACTTGTCTTTCTAATTCCTTGAGACTCCTCAAATGGACTGGGTATCCCTTAAGATCTCTCCCAAAACTTTTTGAAGCAGACAAACTTATTGAACTTAACTTGTGCCACAGCAACGTTAAACAGCTTTGGAAGGGAACGAAG AATTTTGACAAGTTGAAGTTCATCAAACTCTGCCATTCTCAAAAAATTGTGGAGACCCCCGACCTCACAGGTGTTCAGAATCTTGAGACTTTAGATCTTGAAGGATGTTTTCATTTGGTAAGAATCCATCAATCCCTTGGATTTCTCAAAAAGCTTATTGTCCTGAATCTTAAAGACTGCAAGAGTCTGAAGAGTCTGCCAAGTAGAATTGAAATGGAATCTCTTGAAACATTAATTCTTTCTAACTGCTCAAAAGTTAAGAAGATTCCCGAGTTTGTTGGAAATATGGAACGTTTGTTGGTGCTTTGTCTTGATGAGACTGCCATTGAGGAACTGCCTGTTTCAATTGAACGGCTGACTGGCCTTGTGACATTGAATCTAAGCAACTGCAGAAATCTTGTTTGTCTTCCAAGGACCATCAATAAATTGAAGTCTGTTGAAAATCTTAATCTTTCTGGATGCTTGAAACTCGGCAAACTTCtg TTCTTGCCTTCTGGATTGGTGCAAAAAGTGAAAACAGAGCCAATGAGTTTTGGCTTGCCTATATCTCAAAAAGTTAATACAGAGCCAACGAGTTTCCGCTTGCCTATTTCTGGTCTGTGTAATTTAATGTATCTGAACCTGAGTAATTGCAATCTTGGTGAAGGAGCATTTGCCAACGAACTCGGTTACTTTCCCTCGTTGGTGACCTTGAATCTAAGTGGAAACAATTTTGTTCGCGTTCCTTTAGGCATTCGATTGCTTTCTAAGCTTGAGAAATTTAACTTGGAGAATTGCAAGAGACTTCAAGAGTTGTCAGACCTTCCATCAAATAGTAGACTAGATTTAAGGGCAGATGGTTGTACTTCACTGAAATACTTGTTTGATGCATCAAATTTGAACAGATTAAACaaatcatttttcaatttcatcaattgcTTCAATCTAAATGGGAATGAAGGATGCAATAACATAGCATTTGAAATGCTGAAGATATTCATGTATCAG GGAATCTCTAATAAGAGGGAAACTTTTCAAATTGTAATTCCTGGAAGTAATATTCCTGAGTGGTTTAGCCATCAGAGTGTTGGGTGTTCATTAAGTGTATCTCTACCTGTACATTGGAATAACAGTCGGTTTTTGGGATTTGCTTTGTGTGCTGTTTTTGTACTCCATGAGCACCATCCGGTGGATAAGCTTTATATAGATGAATTCAAGACTTTTAATGCAACACATCATCTTCTATGTTGCCTGAAGCTCGATGGAAAAGAATTGGAAGTGTATGGCAGACAGCCTGCATTTCGCTTCAGTGAAGAATTTTGCCAGGTTGAATCAGATCACCTGTGGCTATTCTATGTATCTTGTGATAAATACTTTGGTACAGAGTGGTGGCATAACAGTTGCAGTCAGCTTGAGTTCTCATTTGAAACCAGATGGCCGGGTCTGAAGGTGAAGGAGTGTGGAGTCCGTCTGATATATGAGCAAGAAGTGCAAGAGTTGAACCAAACAAACACTCAATCAAGCAGTAGGATGTCTCCTTATGCGGATATATTGATTGGTTTTGACAGTCCAGTTGCAGGGGAAACCAGTGGCACTGGCAGCACAACTTGCATGCTTGAAGAATTGTAG
- the LOC112202855 gene encoding disease resistance protein RUN1-like, protein MGSRVDDLLSNYIYSQLVGVRFIGIHGMRGIGKTTLARAIHDQICLDYDRTCFLSNVREMSKNNGLVSLQEKLLSRILMTKIENIGDEYIGAAMIQRRLCRKKVLVVIDDVDQLTQLEKLAGSRSWFGPGTRIIITTTDVQLLKAHDVDATYKVNELNCGEALQLLSLKAFKKCPPPEDYLDLCYDILGYAQGLPLALVVLGSFLSGRGADKWASAIDRLRSTPDKRIIDVLRISFDDLHKKEKEIFLHIACFYKGKDKDRVTQILDYCQLQPVIGLDVLAD, encoded by the coding sequence ATGGGTTCCCGCGTTGATGATTTATTAAGCAATTACATATATTCGCAGCTTGTTGGGGTGCGTTTTATAGGGATCCATGGCATGCGGGGCATAGGAAAGACAACGCTTGCTCGAGCTATCCATGATCAAATTTGTCTGGATTATGACCGAACCTGCTTTCTTTCCAATGTTAGAGAAATGTCTAAAAACAATGGCCTAGTTTCTCTACAAGAAAAACTTCTTTCCAGAATCCTGAtgacaaaaattgaaaatataggGGATGAATACATAGGAGCTGCTATGATACAAAGGCGGTTGTGTAGAAAAAAGGTGCTTGTTGTTATTGATGATGTGGATCAGTTGACACAATTAGAGAAATTGGCTGGAAGTCGCAGCTGGTTTGGTCCAGGGACTAGAATTATCATAACCACCACAGATGTTCAGTTGTTAAAGGCACATGATGTTGATGCTACATACAAAGTTAACGAGTTAAACTGTGGTGAAGCACTtcaacttttgagtttgaaggcTTTTAAGAAATGTCCCCCACCAGAAGATTATTTGGATCTGTGCTACGATATTTTAGGGTATGCTCAGGGGCTTCCGTTGGCTCTCGTGGTTTTAGGTTCTTTTCTGTCTGGTAGAGGGGCTGATAAATGGGCAAGTGCAATAGATAGGCTGAGAAGCACACCAGATAAACGCATTATTGACGTGCTTCGGATTAGTTTTGATGACCTgcataaaaaagagaaagaaatattccTACATATTGCTTGCTTTTACAAGGGGAAGGATAAGGATCGTGTGACACAAATACTAGACTATTGCCAGCTACAACCTGTCATTGGTTTAGATGTTCTCGCTGATTGA